From a region of the Sporichthyaceae bacterium genome:
- a CDS encoding nuclear transport factor 2 family protein — MEHAEAQKFADRWVADWNSHDVERILEHFTDDVVFTSPVAQSLLGGDGVVRGKAALRDYWSFALRKITDLHFEVLGVYAGVHTLVINYRNQLGRLVCEVLTLDEHGAVTEGHGTYLS, encoded by the coding sequence ATGGAACACGCCGAGGCGCAGAAGTTCGCCGACCGTTGGGTGGCGGACTGGAACTCCCACGACGTGGAGCGCATCCTCGAGCACTTCACCGACGACGTGGTGTTCACCTCGCCGGTGGCGCAGTCCCTGCTCGGTGGCGACGGCGTGGTGCGCGGCAAGGCGGCGCTGCGCGATTACTGGAGTTTCGCGCTGAGGAAGATCACCGACCTGCACTTCGAGGTGCTCGGCGTCTACGCCGGGGTGCACACCCTGGTCATCAACTATCGGAACCAACTGGGCCGATTGGTCTGCGAGGTGCTCACCCTGGACGAACACGGCGCAGTCACCGAGGGACATGGCACGTACTTGTCCTGA
- a CDS encoding DNA cytosine methyltransferase: protein MPRPLAVIDLFAGCGGMTSGFVREGFSPVLAVEWDLAAAATYAANHGADHTVWGDIADVADADIPRADVVIGGPPCQGFSNLGSRDVHDPRNKLWQQYLRVVVAARPKIFVIENVDRFRSSTEFALLTREAAGGMIADYTLTEGLLLAADHGVPQRRVRTFVIGSRIGPVELPAPSHARDPGPGRPAWRTVRDAIGDEARFPRRPAGTELPASRTTFFGRSVPGLFKGRDLHFGRKPRELSLMRYDCVPPGGGRFDLPDELLPRCWRDKPTGTTDVMGRMRWDAPSLTVRTEFFKPEKGQYLHPQWDPGRPGRRVNRVITHAEAAALQDFDSDYLWCGSKTEIAKQIGNAVPVGLAAAVARRVRAALS, encoded by the coding sequence ATGCCCCGACCGCTCGCGGTTATTGACCTGTTCGCCGGCTGCGGCGGCATGACGTCGGGGTTCGTGCGGGAAGGCTTCAGCCCGGTGCTGGCCGTGGAGTGGGACCTGGCCGCGGCCGCCACCTACGCTGCCAACCACGGCGCGGACCACACCGTGTGGGGCGACATCGCCGACGTGGCCGACGCCGACATCCCCCGCGCCGACGTGGTCATCGGCGGACCGCCGTGCCAGGGCTTCTCCAACCTCGGCTCGCGCGACGTGCACGACCCGCGCAACAAGCTCTGGCAGCAGTATCTGCGGGTGGTGGTGGCGGCCCGGCCGAAGATCTTCGTGATCGAGAACGTGGATCGCTTCCGGTCCAGCACCGAGTTCGCGCTGCTCACCCGCGAGGCCGCGGGCGGCATGATCGCCGACTACACGCTCACCGAGGGCCTGCTGCTCGCCGCCGACCATGGCGTCCCGCAACGGCGGGTGCGCACCTTCGTGATCGGCTCCCGGATCGGGCCGGTGGAGCTGCCTGCCCCCAGCCACGCCCGCGATCCCGGCCCCGGCCGGCCGGCGTGGCGCACGGTGCGCGACGCGATCGGTGACGAGGCGCGCTTCCCGCGCCGGCCGGCGGGCACCGAGCTGCCCGCGTCCCGCACCACATTCTTCGGGCGCAGCGTGCCCGGCCTGTTCAAAGGTCGCGACCTGCACTTCGGACGCAAGCCCCGGGAACTGTCCCTGATGCGCTACGACTGCGTGCCGCCCGGCGGCGGCCGCTTCGATCTGCCCGACGAGCTGTTGCCGCGCTGCTGGCGGGACAAGCCGACCGGCACCACGGACGTGATGGGCCGCATGCGGTGGGACGCCCCGTCGCTGACGGTGCGTACCGAGTTCTTCAAGCCGGAGAAGGGCCAGTACCTCCATCCGCAGTGGGACCCGGGCCGCCCCGGCCGGCGGGTGAACCGGGTCATCACGCACGCTGAGGCGGCGGCGCTGCAGGACTTCGACTCCGACTACCTGTGGTGCGGCTCCAAGACCGAGATCGCCAAACAGATCGGCAACGCGGTACCGGTCGGGTTGGCCGCGGCCGTGGCCCGACGGGTGCGGGCGGCGTTGAGCTGA